The following proteins are co-located in the Triticum aestivum cultivar Chinese Spring chromosome 1A, IWGSC CS RefSeq v2.1, whole genome shotgun sequence genome:
- the LOC123113836 gene encoding chitinase 2-like: protein MGSTKLIAATLLPAFLALHLHAPAAMATAAGSSNSNLFRDYIGALYNGVRFADVPVDPRARFDFILAFVIDYTTATEPPSPTNGRFNVFWQDTVLTPAAVAEVKRRNPNVRVAVSLGGATVNGRPVFFNVTSGVDSWVRNAVDSLTGIIQRYGLDGIDIDYEQFQVDPGTFAECAGRLVAALKSSGVIRFASIAPYGNGDVQRYYRTLWAAHGAAIDYVNFQFYAYGASTTAAKYVSLFDEQIANYPGANILASFTTAATNTSVPVDTALSACRTLQGQGKLYGIFVWAADHSRNQGFKYETQSQALLTDATTY from the coding sequence ATGGGCTCCACAAAGCTCATCGCAGCGACTCTTCTCCCCGCCTTCCTCGCCCTCCATCTACACGCCCCAGCAGCAATGGCCACCGCGGCAGGAAGCTCCAACTCCAACCTCTTCCGTGACTACATCGGCGCCCTCTACAACGGCGTCAGGTTCGCGGACGTGCCGGTCGACCCGCGCGCCCGGTTCGACTTCATCCTCGCGTTCGTCATCGACTACACCACCGCGACGGAGCCACCGTCCCCGACCAACGGCCGGTTCAACGTCTTCTGGCAGGACACGGTGCTCACCCCCGCCGCGGTCGCCGAGGTCAAGCGGCGGAACCCCAACGTGCGCGTGGCCGTCAGCCTCGGCGGCGCCACGGTCAACGGCAGGCCCGTGTTCTTCAACGTCACCTCCGGCGTTGACTCCTGGGTCCGCAACGCCGTCGACTCGCTGACCGGCATCATCCAGCGGTACGGCCTGGACGGCATCGACATCGACTACGAGCAGTTCCAGGTGGACCCGGGCACCTTCGCCGAGTGCGCCGGCCGTCTCGTGGCGGCGCTCAAGAGCAGCGGCGTCATCAGGTTCGCGTCCATCGCGCCGTACGGCAACGGCGACGTGCAGCGCTACTACCGGACGCTGTGGGCGGCGCACGGGGCCGCCATAGACTACGTCAACTTCCAGTTCTACGCCTACGGCGCAAGCACCACCGCGGCGAAGTACGTCAGCCTCTTCGACGAGCAGATCGCCAACTACCCTGGAGCCAACATCCTGGCCAGCTTCACCACGGCGGCGACGAACACCTCGGTGCCGGTCGACACCGCGCTCAGTGCTTGCCGGACTCTGCAGGGGCAGGGCAAGCTCTACGGCATCTTTGTCTGGGCTGCAGACCATTCCAGGAACCAAGGATTCAAGTATGAGACACAGTCGCAGGCCCTGTTGACTGATGCCACCACTTACTAG